A single Streptomyces sp. 2114.4 DNA region contains:
- the cofC gene encoding 2-phospho-L-lactate guanylyltransferase — translation MAPMRRDGADVGWSLVVPLKPLLQAKSRLSRAAGEEFRPRLALAFALDTVTAALACKDVRDVAVVTDDRVAGERLAALGARIVPDTPAGGLNAALAHGAGAVRARRPGAAVAALNADLPALRPAELEQVLHSASLFPRAFLADAADIGTTLLTATSGVELEPAFGGASRARHLASGAREIITSTVPSVRRDVDTGEDLLAALALGVGPHTALQAPHLAGVAGRSATVTEAPDGSSRLLPPQVKASGA, via the coding sequence ATGGCGCCGATGCGAAGAGACGGAGCGGATGTGGGCTGGAGCCTGGTGGTACCGCTGAAACCGCTGCTGCAGGCCAAGAGCAGGCTCTCCCGGGCCGCTGGGGAGGAGTTTCGGCCACGTCTGGCCCTCGCGTTCGCCCTGGACACCGTGACAGCCGCGCTGGCCTGCAAGGACGTCCGGGATGTGGCGGTTGTCACGGACGACCGGGTGGCCGGTGAGCGACTGGCGGCGCTGGGCGCGCGCATCGTGCCCGACACACCGGCCGGCGGGCTCAACGCGGCGCTGGCCCATGGCGCGGGCGCGGTCCGGGCGCGTCGCCCGGGCGCGGCGGTCGCCGCGCTGAACGCCGATCTTCCGGCGCTGCGCCCCGCCGAGCTGGAACAGGTGCTCCATTCCGCTTCGCTATTTCCCCGTGCATTTCTCGCGGATGCGGCGGATATCGGGACAACACTTCTGACCGCGACTTCCGGAGTGGAATTGGAACCGGCATTCGGAGGTGCGTCCCGGGCCCGTCACCTGGCATCCGGGGCCCGGGAGATCATCACGTCCACGGTGCCCTCGGTACGCCGGGACGTGGACACCGGCGAGGATCTGCTGGCCGCGCTGGCACTGGGCGTGGGCCCGCACACGGCGCTCCAGGCGCCGCATCTGGCGGGCGTGGCGGGCCGGTCCGCCACGGTCACCGAGGC
- a CDS encoding 1-acyl-sn-glycerol-3-phosphate acyltransferase, with protein MSRRRIGFWYRLAAVICKPPLLVLFKRDWQGMEHIPADGGFITAVNHNSYLDPLSYAHYQYNTGRVPRFLAKAGLFKSGFVGLMMRGTGQIPVYRETTDAATAFRAAVSAIEKGECVAFYPEGTLTRDPELWPMQGKTGAARVALLTKAPVIPVAQWGANDAMPPYAKEKKLRLLPRKTLRVQAGPPVDLSAFYDQEPTAEVLRAATEVIMAAITEQLAVVRGEPAPAEPYDWRKAIARERRAAREAAKAVQGAAADRAPAERAAAPEPAVGPQQARSTQQAQEDESK; from the coding sequence GTGTCCCGCCGCAGAATCGGCTTCTGGTACCGCTTGGCCGCGGTCATCTGCAAACCGCCGCTCTTGGTTCTGTTCAAGCGGGACTGGCAGGGAATGGAGCACATTCCGGCCGACGGCGGATTTATCACCGCGGTCAACCACAACTCGTATCTTGATCCGCTCTCCTATGCGCACTATCAGTACAACACCGGGCGGGTCCCCCGATTCCTCGCCAAGGCCGGACTCTTCAAGAGCGGCTTTGTCGGCCTGATGATGCGCGGCACCGGGCAGATCCCCGTCTACCGGGAAACCACCGACGCCGCCACCGCCTTCCGCGCCGCCGTCAGCGCCATCGAGAAGGGTGAATGCGTCGCCTTCTACCCCGAGGGCACCCTCACCCGCGACCCCGAGCTGTGGCCCATGCAGGGCAAGACCGGTGCCGCCCGGGTGGCATTGCTGACCAAGGCGCCGGTCATTCCCGTCGCGCAGTGGGGCGCCAACGACGCGATGCCGCCGTACGCCAAGGAGAAGAAGCTCCGCCTCCTGCCGCGCAAGACGCTGCGGGTGCAGGCCGGGCCACCGGTCGACCTGAGCGCGTTCTACGACCAGGAGCCGACCGCCGAGGTGCTGCGGGCCGCCACCGAGGTCATCATGGCCGCGATCACCGAGCAGCTGGCCGTCGTGCGCGGCGAGCCCGCGCCGGCCGAACCGTACGACTGGCGCAAGGCGATCGCCCGGGAGCGCCGCGCCGCCCGGGAAGCCGCCAAGGCGGTTCAGGGCGCCGCTGCGGACCGGGCTCCCGCCGAGCGGGCCGCCGCCCCGGAACCGGCCGTCGGCCCGCAGCAGGCCCGAAGCACCCAGCAGGCACAGGAGGATGAAAGCAAGTGA